CTTTACAATGCCACTCTTGTATGCACCAGCAATCGCACTGTTAGAACACGTAATTTGAGAATTCGTTTTGAGTTGATGCGATTTTTCCTTAAATTCTTCTGACAGATATATTCTGCGTCCATTCTTGTCACATCTTTTCAAATCGTCACGAGTGTATAAAAGTTCTATAGATATATCATCCCCATATCCATGAACATCTGTTATACAACAACCATATACGTTATTTCCAAAATCAACGGTATCAATATACTTTTTCCCCGTTTTTGTATCACAATCAAAAACGCCAATTATCTTATGTACCTGAGGAATTTTCGCAAGATTATCCAATAACGATTCTAGTTTTGAATCTCCTAATTCATATTCATACTCTAAGAATTCTATATTAACATCTTGAAACATTCCCTTTTTCTGCAAACAAGAAAGAGCGTGTTTTATATGTTTCCAGTCAGTCTTCCCTTCAGTAATAATTAATGGCTTGCTTACCTTATCTAGTTTTTTATTAACATCATCCAACGAATTTAGAACTTCTTTATAACTCTCATCAATAATAGAATAACATCTTTCTATTTCATCAAAGTGCTCTATTTGGTTCGTAATAGTTCCTGTAGGTAGTGTTACAAAATTGCAACTATCCTTAAATTTATTTTTCATACCTAGAAGGAAGAACGGTGAGTGGCTAGTAACTATAAATTGTATCTTAGGAAACATACTAATTAAATTTGGTAAAACAGTCTTTAATAAATCAGAATGTAGATGAAGATCTATTTCATCAATCAAAACAACACCGGAGATAGCTTCAAAAGTCATAGAATTCAACGTGCTAAATTTATCATACTCCCGTAAAATCGAAGCCATCATACCTAATAACATAATTTCTCCAGATGATAGGTTTGCAAATCTAGGAACGACCAAATTTTCTCCTTCGTTATCAACGCTTCCTAAAATTTGAATTTGTCTACGACCATGTTGTTTTGGTACTATAACAAACCTCATTGAAGAATACTTATTCATGTAGATATTTTTTAGGAGCGTGTTAATTGCGTTAATTATATTTGTATTCTTTCCCGCAGTTATTCTATAAGTTAATGGAGTATCACCATTCTCTACTTTTACTGGCAGGGCTCTATTCTCATACAGAGCTTGATCTATAGCCACATCTAAAAGCCACGACTCTACATTTTCCAATAAATTATATTGAATTATCGAGTCATTACATTTCCCAACATAATTAGTGTCGTTAAACACAAATTTGGATGAATAATTTTTTTCATTCTCCCAAGTTGGGATATAGTAACGTTCCACAGGAAAATATAAAAAAATCTCTTGTTCAAATACATTTACTAATGGCTTTTGAGTTTTTACATAAAAGCCATTATCCTTCAAATTCTTATCATATATATCTACACCATTATACATTTTAGGATCAAAGTGTGATTTGAAGTCATCATAATCTCTAGCCATTAAATCTACATAATATGCATCATTATCAAAAGTCATTTTGCTATATGCATCATTTTCACTTGACGATATATAATGTTTTGACCCAACTCTATAATAACTTTGTCCAATAACATCAGAAATCTCTTGATAAAAATTTCGCTTAATTTCTATTAGCGAATGTGCAATGTTTGATAGCAGCAATGTTTTACCTACACCATTCTTACCAATAAAAACTGTTGGCTTAGGTGTCCCATTTTCATTAAACTGAAAATCGTACTTCACATCTTTTAGTGCACCATAATTTTTAAATAAGACATTTCTTAGATACATATTTTCTTACTCCACATAAACGAACTTAAAGACCTATAGATCAATAGATGATACATCTATTTCCCCGGACAAAAGTCGTGGGAGTAGTGCATCACGCAAATTAGCAAGCCTAATATTTTCCAGAGAATTATTGCAACATACAGCAAAAATTTGCGGTACTACCTCACGAAACTCCTGCATATCAGAATCACTCAGTCTTGGCAGCTCATATTTTCCTATGGTTTCAGCAGATACTCTTTGTCTTCCACTGCTTCCATTCATATTTTTGGCGTGTTTCAAAAACATCAAAATCAGCTTTAAAACCAGCCTGAAAAAAATCTGTTGACTTCACCTTAAATTATCTCAACTGCTGTTCAAATAAAATAAAAGCATACGTTCACCTCAAATGCTTTATACTGAGAGTAGCAACAATCCAGTTAGGCATAGGAGGTGTACCGTATGCTAACATCATTGTACTACCCAAAAGAGATATTGAAAAGTCTTTTATCTGGAGTTCCCACTTCGTTACCCGGTGGTTTTAACTCTTGCTCCTTTTTTATGGGACTTATCGGAAAGTGGGCTGACCAGGTGAATTTGCCTGTAACTGTGATCTCTGAAGCATTTGGTGTTACCCCTCAGGCTGTCTATGGAAATATCAACCGCCTTGCTCAACTTGAAGCCAGAATTGATGCGCAACCAGACATCCCAGCCGATTGCATCATACTCACGCAAAAGGGTATTGATAAGATAATCCTGGCTTTAGCCTTAGATGCACACGCTTCCTTGGAAGGCATACAGCGTGTCTTGGCCACGCTAGACTGTAAGAACACCCGGCGTTCCATCGGCCACATAAGTGAATTTCTGTCAAAAGCGGGAGCTTTTGCAGCGGAAATCACTAAGGCCATCCCCTTGGACGGTATCTGCCATGGGGCAAACGATGAGGTATTTGATGGCAGTGACAAGCCAGTGCTCACAGGTGTTGACCCCGATTCCACTTACATCTACTTGATGCAGAATATGGATGACCGCAAGGGCGAAACGTGGGAACTTGCCATGGAGACCTTGAAGGATTTGGGGCTCAAGCTGAAGGTGGCCATCAGCGATGCTGGCAGCGGTCTCCTCAAAGGCGTGAAGGCCGCCTTCCCTGATGCCGATACCCAGCTTGATCTATTCCATGTCTTAAGGGACATAGGCCGTCCCGTTTACCGCTTCAAAGAGCATACCTTCAAGGAGCTTGCGGAATGCTACAAGCTTGAAAGTGCCGCAGCAAAAGAGAAAAGGCAATGGAGCCAACGGGCCAGGAAGAGACAGAAGAAGCTGGCTGATTACAAGACTGCAATTCCAGCCATGATAGAAGACTTTGACATGTTGGATATCCTATACTCCTGGCTACGTGAGATGGTCTCCTTTAGCGGCCATAGCTATGACGAGGTGATGGAGCTAATGGATTGGATTCTTGACGAGATGCTTGCTGTGTCAATCCGCCATAGCTGGTCATACAAGCTTAGCAGCGAAATTCTGCGGTTCAAGGATCGGCTGCCTACGACCATGCTTTTCATAAGCAGACTGTTCCGTGACTTCAGCATGAAAGCTGAGGCTATGGGACTGCCTAAGGAGGTGTTCCGTCTTCTCTATAGCAGATTATCAGTAAACAAAGAGTCAGAAGCCTATGCGGAACTTACCCGGCAGGCATCAGCCCTCATCCCGGCAGGGGAGTTAGCCAATGTTGAAAAAGTGCATGATGAAATAGTCACCGGCATCAAGAGGGCCAGCAGCATGGTCGAAAATGTCAATGGCAGGCTTCGTGCCTACATGAACATAAAGAGGCATGTTTCATCGAACTTTTATAGCCTGGTTCAACTTCACATGAATGCGAAGAAGTACCGTAGGTCAAGGGTTGCGTCAAGAAAGGGCCACAGCCCGTTGGAACTGCTTACAGGCAAGCCGTGGCCAGAATTCATTGACCTGCTGGAGGAATATGGATTCTGGGACAAAGACATGGCGGAACAAGTTGCATAAATTTCGCACACAAAAGCGAAAACTCAACGGCATTTTATGCCGCACAGGAGGGTGTTGCTTTTTGCTCTTTCAAAGGATTTTTAAACATCAAATGGCTGTTTTTGAAACACGCCATATTTTTTACTGCATAATCAACAAATTCAGGATATCTAGCCAGACAATAGAAAAATTCACTAGGATACTTTCCCCGAGAACTAATCACAACATATTCTGTAGAACCAAATGCTACTTCCCCTTCATCAAGGAAATTTATATATGCTGTTTTACCATTTTCTAAGCAGGGTGTTATTCTTGCCAATAAGGTATCTCCGTTACAAAAACGCATACCTCCCGAAAAAGGTTTATATTCCCATCCATTTGGAAAACTTGTTGATTTAGATAACTGTGACATATCGATACATCTTGCAATATTTCCTTTTGATAATGCTCGTTTTGGATTTAACTGAGCAACATCGGACAAGGTGCAATATGATGAATGTGACGATTCGATTATCTTACCAAATATTGCTTGTGCTTGATCTTCTAAAATCTTGTTTATCTTTGAATTACATTGTATTTTATCCTGAATATCATCTAATACTTTTACTATTCTATTCTGTTCACTTAAGTCAGGCAACGGAATTCGTAAATCTTCTATCATCTGCTTGGTGAGTGCTTTCCTCGTTGCTCCACCAGCTGATAACATAAGCAAATACGGCTTCTGTACCTGTAGCCAGTACAGAATAAAACTGTTTGATATTATATCTCTCTTTCCTCTGATAATAGCAACATGCTGATTCACTCTTGCCGGGAGGAATGCATCATCTACCATACAGACACGCGCTACAGAATCACCTGTAATATTCAGCAGCACATCACCAGATTCAACACAGACATTCTTTAACTTATCAGCCTGCGCATTGTTGATGTATACTAAACCATCCTCTGAAAACTCGAAATCTAGGACATTTTGACTTCTAATTAGCGATATTCCAGTCTCCTGATATGCTTCCTTACCACCTCTGGGAGTAGCGCCACTGCCTATTTTTTCGCACACATCCCCCAACCGAACCTCGCGCCATTTTTTCATCAGAAAACCTCTATTCTGTAGCTAGTCATTTATACATCATATCCAATCGCCCCCAGATTCTTCCGAATCTTATCTTCCAACTCATGTGATTTATCAAATAGCTCGGAAAGTTCCCTTGTCAGTCGCTTCATCTTGTCCTCAAAGGGCTCCCCATCATCCTCCTGCTCCTCAATGCCCACATAACGCCCGGGGGTCAGGATATAGTCCTGCTTAGCAATCTCTTCCGTGGTTGCTGCAGCACAGAAGCCCTTAACCTCTTCCAGATTTCCTGCCTGGAAGTCAGCGAAAGTATCAGAAAGCTTGGCAATATCCTCATCAGTGAAGTCCCTGTGCTTCCTGTCAACCATATAGCCCATCTTGCGGGCATCAATAAAGAGGGTCTTCCCCTTCTGCTTCTTGTTCTTAGAGATAAACCACAGAGTCACAGGAATAGTGACACTGTAGAAAAGCTGGGTGGGCATGGCGATAATGCCCTCTACCAAATCGTCCTCAATGATATTCTTGCGGATTTCTCCCTCGCCGCTGGTCTGGGTAGAAAGGGCCCCGTTTGCAAGCACCAAACCTATTTTGCCATTGGGGGCAAGGTGATGAATCATGTGCTGAATCCATGCATAGTTAGCATTGCCTGCAGGAGGTATACCGTACTTCCAACGCTTATCGTCCTGCAGTTTGTCCTGTCCCCATCCGGAGAGATTAAAAGGAGGATTGGCCATGATAAAGTCGGCCTTCAAAGTAGGATGTACATCATTGAAGAAAGTATCGGCCTGGTGCTCGCCAAGGTTGGCATCAATGCCACGAATAGCCAGGTTCATCTTAGCCATTTTCCACGTATCGGCATTGGATTCCTGCCCGTAGACGGAAATCTCTCCCCTTACGCTGCTATGGGCCTGGATAAATTTGGCACTCTGCACAAACATGCCTCCACTGCCACAGCATGGATCATATACCCGGCAGTTAGAGAAAGGCCTGAGCACGGCTACAATGGTCTTTACCACACTGGCTGGAGTGTAGAACTCACCGCCCTTGACCCCCTCGTAAGCAGCAAACTGGGCAATGCAGTATTCATAGGTGCGGCCCAACAAATCCTTGCTTTCCTCAGTTTCATCCATGTCCATGTTAGTAAAGAGGTCTACCACGTTCCCCAATACCCGCTTGTCCAAATCAGGGCTGGCAAAGTTTTTAGGCAGCACATCCTTCAGCTTCTTGTTATCCGCTTCTATGGCACGCATGGCATCATCGATTATCTTGCCTATTTCTGGCTTGTGGGCATTGTCAGCAATCTTGCTCCACCGTGCTTCCTCCGGGACAAAGAAAATATTCTCTTCCTCGTAGGCATCCGGATCGTCTTCGAAGCCTTCACCATCCTCCACAAGTGCGTTATATCTCTTCTCAAAGGCGTTACCTATATAGCGTAAGAAGATTAGGCCGACAATAACCTTGCGGTAATCGGCGGCAGGAATATGCCCCCAGAGTTCACACGCTGCATCCCAAATTTGTTTTTCAAAGCCAATATTAGCACTGCTAGTCTTTGCCATCTGCTGTATCCTCCATACGAACTTTCTTTATCTTTTATTGTACCACGAAGGGAGACACAATGGAAAATTTTAACAAATAAAAAAGCTGTGAGGTCGTGGACCGAAGTCCACTTCCTCACAGCTTCTATTGACCTTTAGAGAGTCAAACTGAATTACTTCAGCTCAACAGTAGCGCCAGCCTCTTCGAGCTTAGCCTTGAGCTCCTCAGCCTCAGCCTTGGCAACGTTCTCCTTGACAGCAGCAGGAGCGCCATCAACGAGAGCCTTAGCTTCCTTCAGGCCGAGGCCGGTAGCCTCACGAACAGCCTTGATAACGTTGATCTTCTTGTCGCCAGCGGAAGCGAGCATAACGGTGAACTCGCTCTTCTCCTCAGCAGCAGCGCCAGCAGCAGCACCGCCAACAGCAGCAACAGCAACAGGAGCAGCAGCGCTAACGCCGAACTTCTCCTCCATAGCCTTAACGAGCTCGGACAGCTCCAGGACAGTCATGTTCTCAATGGCTTCCATGATTTCTTCTTTAGTCATTTTAATATACCTCCATAATCTTTCTTTTAATTTCTTTCTTATTGAATGGCACTTGCGGTGCCAGCGGCGAAGCATTTATCTTCGTCATGCAGTTCCGTCTTAGGCAGACTCTTTCTGAGCGCGAACAGCCTCAAGCACATAGACGGCCTTGCGGATAACGCCCTGCAGCACATTGACAGTGTTGGCAATAGGAGCGTTCATGCTGCCAAGAGCCTTGGCGATGAGTTCCTCGCGGCTGGGCAGGGATGCCAGGGCCTTGACTTCGTTTGCGTCAATGACCTTGCCCTCGACCATACCGACCTTGACGGTCAGGACCTCAGTGTCTTCCAGCTTGTTCTTCTTGATGAAGTCGCAGATGACCTTGGCAGGAGCCACGGCATCATCAGCGAAAGCGAAAGCAGTGGTGCCCTCGAGATGCTCGGAGAGACCCTCGATACCAGCCTCCTCAGCGGCGAAACGGAGCATGGTGTTCTTCACAACATGATAGGTCACGCCAGCCTCGCGCAGAGTGCGACGAAGCTCGGTATCCTGGGCAACAGTAAGGCCTTTGTAGCCGGTGAGCACAACACCCTTAGCGGTGGTGAGCTGCTCTTTGAGCTCAGCTACGATTGCCTCTTTCTTTGCATTTACAGCCATTGTCTGGTTGCACCTCCTTCTTTTTTTATTATTAAAGCCTGTAAAAAACCTCCGGCTGACACCAGCCGGAGGCATAATTTTCAAATTCATGTGCTCCGGCCTCGGCAGGCGGCTTGCGCCGTTAGATGATGGAATCAAACCTGCTGTCTACAGCCATCGATATACAGTTGTCAGGGTGCCATAAGGCGCCCCTGAGGCCGGAGCCTCGCTGATTCTTAAAGCTGAACCGGCACGCCGGGGCCCATAGTAGCGCTCACAGTGATGGAGCGGATGTACTGGCCCTTGGCAGCAGCGGGCTTCACGCGAATCAGTGTATCAATCAGGGCCTGGAAGTTCTGCTGAAGCTTCTCAGCGTCGAAAGATGCCTTGCCGATGGGGCAATGCACGTTACCGGCCTTATCGGTGCGGTATTCGACTTTACCTGCTTTAATCTCGGAAATTGCCTTTGCAAGATCCATGGTAACCGTACCCAGCTTCGGGTTCGGCATGAGGCCGCGGGGCCCCAGGACCTTACCAAGACGACCGACGGTGCCCATCATGTCCGGAGTAGCAACGGCCACGTCGAAATCGAGCCAGCCACCCTGAATCTTCTGCACGATCTCATCGGAACCGACGAAATCTGCACCAGCCTCTTCGGCCTCCTTAACCTTCTCGCCCTTTGCAAAGACGAGGACGCGCTTGCTCTTGCCCGTACCATGGGGAAGAACCATTGCGCCGCGGACCTGCTGATCAGCGTACTTGGGGTCAACGCCGAGACGGACATGGAGCTCGATGGTCTCATCGAACTTAGCCGTAGCGGTCTTCTTGACCAGTTCCATAGCCTCAGCAGCCGTGTAGACCTTGCCAGCCTCGATGAGCTTGCAAGCGTCCTGGTATTTCTTACCAGCTTTAGCCATTTTTCATTCTCCTATCATCGTGGTGATAACGGTGTCTGCCTCCCACGAGGCACGAAATCATTGCTTAGTCAACAATCTCGATGCCCATGCTGCGGGCAGTACCCTCGATCATGCGGGTAGCAGCCTCGATATCAGCAGCGTTGAGGTCTTTCATCTTGCTCTCAGCAATCTCCTGTGCCTTGGCACGGGGCAGCTTGGCAACCTTGTTCTTGTTAGGCTCGCCAGAGGCCTTTTCAATGCCAGCAGCCTTCTTCAGAAGCACTGCAGCCGGCGGAGTCTTAGTGATGAACGTGAAGGATCTATCCTCAAAAACCGTGATCTCAACCGGGATAATAAGGCCGGCCTGAGTCTTGGTCCTCTCGTTGAATTCCTTACAGAAGCCCATGATGTTAACGCCTGCCTGACCAAGTGCCGGACCTACCGGAGGAGCCGGATTAGCCTTGCCTGCCATAACCTGGAGCTTGACAATCTTTGCAACTTTCTTTGCCATCTTCAAAACACCTCCTCAAAAGGAAATAATCTACAACTACAATCAGATTTCTTCAACCTGCTTGTAATCGAGTTCAATCGGAGTCTCCTCCACCAGCACCTTCAGACGGCACTTCTCAGTATCAATGGAAGTAATCGTTCCGGTGTAGTTTTCAAAGACGCCCGAATTGATGCGAACTACATCCCCTACCTCGAAATCGAGTTCAGGTTTGAGCTTCGTCTCGTCCGTGGACTTCAGGATACGCTGTGCCTCAGCATCAGTAAGCGGTATCGGGTGCTTTTCAGAGCCGACAAAGCCGGTGACACCAGTAGTATTGCGCACAACATACCAGGAACGCTCATCGACAATCATGTCAACCAGCACATATCCAGGGAAGACTTTATGCGGAACGACTTTCTTCTGGCCGTTCTCCTTGATTTCAACTTCCTCTTCCACAGGAACCACCACATTGAAAATCATCTTTTCCATGCCGGCGGTGTGGATCAGGCGCTCAAGGTTGGCCTTTACTTTGTTCTCGTAGCCGGAGTAGGTATGAATCACATACCAGGCCCTGCCAGGATTGTCCTTGTGCAGGTCCAGCTCGTCCTTATCTGCCATGCTTAATTCACCCAGCTTACCTTAAAATGATGTGGAACAATCTTGCGAAGAACGTATCGCAAATCCAGATCAGGGCACATACCACTGCAACCGCGATGCCAACGACACCAGTATAAGTGGCGAGTTCCTTCTTCGTGGACCAGGACACTTTTTTCATTTCGGCGATTACTTCGTCTATGAACTTCTTCACGAGTTTCACATCCTCCTGCCCTTACTGCAATTACTTCGTTTCCTTGTGGACCGTGTGCTTCTTGCAGAACTTGCAGTACTTATTGAACTCCAGACGATCCGGGTTGTTCTTCTTGTTCTTGTTGGTACGGTAGTTGCGGCTCTTGCACTCCGTGCACTCCAAGGTAATATTGTTGCGCATCTCTTCTTACACCCCTTACGCTTTGGACTCTTTGACGCCCCTTCTTGCAGACGTCACTAATATAATTTAGCACAGAAGCCCTGGCGTGTCAACAGTAAAACCTTGACACCCTTAAGGATTTTCCTCAGGAAATTTCCATAAATTTCCAGGGCATAAAATAAAGCCCCTCGAAAGGGACTCTTTTTTACAAATGGTGGCGGCACAGAGACTTGAACTCCGGACACTGCGGGTATGAACCGCATGCTCTAGCCAGCTGAGC
This genomic interval from Selenomonas sp. AB3002 contains the following:
- the secE gene encoding preprotein translocase subunit SecE, coding for MKLVKKFIDEVIAEMKKVSWSTKKELATYTGVVGIAVAVVCALIWICDTFFARLFHIILR
- the rplA gene encoding 50S ribosomal protein L1, whose amino-acid sequence is MAKAGKKYQDACKLIEAGKVYTAAEAMELVKKTATAKFDETIELHVRLGVDPKYADQQVRGAMVLPHGTGKSKRVLVFAKGEKVKEAEEAGADFVGSDEIVQKIQGGWLDFDVAVATPDMMGTVGRLGKVLGPRGLMPNPKLGTVTMDLAKAISEIKAGKVEYRTDKAGNVHCPIGKASFDAEKLQQNFQALIDTLIRVKPAAAKGQYIRSITVSATMGPGVPVQL
- the rplK gene encoding 50S ribosomal protein L11; the encoded protein is MAKKVAKIVKLQVMAGKANPAPPVGPALGQAGVNIMGFCKEFNERTKTQAGLIIPVEITVFEDRSFTFITKTPPAAVLLKKAAGIEKASGEPNKNKVAKLPRAKAQEIAESKMKDLNAADIEAATRMIEGTARSMGIEIVD
- a CDS encoding AAA family ATPase — its product is MYLRNVLFKNYGALKDVKYDFQFNENGTPKPTVFIGKNGVGKTLLLSNIAHSLIEIKRNFYQEISDVIGQSYYRVGSKHYISSSENDAYSKMTFDNDAYYVDLMARDYDDFKSHFDPKMYNGVDIYDKNLKDNGFYVKTQKPLVNVFEQEIFLYFPVERYYIPTWENEKNYSSKFVFNDTNYVGKCNDSIIQYNLLENVESWLLDVAIDQALYENRALPVKVENGDTPLTYRITAGKNTNIINAINTLLKNIYMNKYSSMRFVIVPKQHGRRQIQILGSVDNEGENLVVPRFANLSSGEIMLLGMMASILREYDKFSTLNSMTFEAISGVVLIDEIDLHLHSDLLKTVLPNLISMFPKIQFIVTSHSPFFLLGMKNKFKDSCNFVTLPTGTITNQIEHFDEIERCYSIIDESYKEVLNSLDDVNKKLDKVSKPLIITEGKTDWKHIKHALSCLQKKGMFQDVNIEFLEYEYELGDSKLESLLDNLAKIPQVHKIIGVFDCDTKTGKKYIDTVDFGNNVYGCCITDVHGYGDDISIELLYTRDDLKRCDKNGRRIYLSEEFKEKSHQLKTNSQITCSNSAIAGAYKSGIVKIIDSNVFDSEEKSLALSKSDFADNVYNEKGNFADISVEGFKNIIELIQEIFNN
- the rplL gene encoding 50S ribosomal protein L7/L12, with the protein product MTKEEIMEAIENMTVLELSELVKAMEEKFGVSAAAPVAVAAVGGAAAGAAAEEKSEFTVMLASAGDKKINVIKAVREATGLGLKEAKALVDGAPAAVKENVAKAEAEELKAKLEEAGATVELK
- a CDS encoding restriction endonuclease subunit S; translated protein: MKKWREVRLGDVCEKIGSGATPRGGKEAYQETGISLIRSQNVLDFEFSEDGLVYINNAQADKLKNVCVESGDVLLNITGDSVARVCMVDDAFLPARVNQHVAIIRGKRDIISNSFILYWLQVQKPYLLMLSAGGATRKALTKQMIEDLRIPLPDLSEQNRIVKVLDDIQDKIQCNSKINKILEDQAQAIFGKIIESSHSSYCTLSDVAQLNPKRALSKGNIARCIDMSQLSKSTSFPNGWEYKPFSGGMRFCNGDTLLARITPCLENGKTAYINFLDEGEVAFGSTEYVVISSRGKYPSEFFYCLARYPEFVDYAVKNMACFKNSHLMFKNPLKEQKATPSCAA
- the rplJ gene encoding 50S ribosomal protein L10 — protein: MAVNAKKEAIVAELKEQLTTAKGVVLTGYKGLTVAQDTELRRTLREAGVTYHVVKNTMLRFAAEEAGIEGLSEHLEGTTAFAFADDAVAPAKVICDFIKKNKLEDTEVLTVKVGMVEGKVIDANEVKALASLPSREELIAKALGSMNAPIANTVNVLQGVIRKAVYVLEAVRAQKESA
- the nusG gene encoding transcription termination/antitermination protein NusG — encoded protein: MADKDELDLHKDNPGRAWYVIHTYSGYENKVKANLERLIHTAGMEKMIFNVVVPVEEEVEIKENGQKKVVPHKVFPGYVLVDMIVDERSWYVVRNTTGVTGFVGSEKHPIPLTDAEAQRILKSTDETKLKPELDFEVGDVVRINSGVFENYTGTITSIDTEKCRLKVLVEETPIELDYKQVEEI
- a CDS encoding transposase — encoded protein: MLTSLYYPKEILKSLLSGVPTSLPGGFNSCSFFMGLIGKWADQVNLPVTVISEAFGVTPQAVYGNINRLAQLEARIDAQPDIPADCIILTQKGIDKIILALALDAHASLEGIQRVLATLDCKNTRRSIGHISEFLSKAGAFAAEITKAIPLDGICHGANDEVFDGSDKPVLTGVDPDSTYIYLMQNMDDRKGETWELAMETLKDLGLKLKVAISDAGSGLLKGVKAAFPDADTQLDLFHVLRDIGRPVYRFKEHTFKELAECYKLESAAAKEKRQWSQRARKRQKKLADYKTAIPAMIEDFDMLDILYSWLREMVSFSGHSYDEVMELMDWILDEMLAVSIRHSWSYKLSSEILRFKDRLPTTMLFISRLFRDFSMKAEAMGLPKEVFRLLYSRLSVNKESEAYAELTRQASALIPAGELANVEKVHDEIVTGIKRASSMVENVNGRLRAYMNIKRHVSSNFYSLVQLHMNAKKYRRSRVASRKGHSPLELLTGKPWPEFIDLLEEYGFWDKDMAEQVA
- a CDS encoding class I SAM-dependent DNA methyltransferase, which gives rise to MAKTSSANIGFEKQIWDAACELWGHIPAADYRKVIVGLIFLRYIGNAFEKRYNALVEDGEGFEDDPDAYEEENIFFVPEEARWSKIADNAHKPEIGKIIDDAMRAIEADNKKLKDVLPKNFASPDLDKRVLGNVVDLFTNMDMDETEESKDLLGRTYEYCIAQFAAYEGVKGGEFYTPASVVKTIVAVLRPFSNCRVYDPCCGSGGMFVQSAKFIQAHSSVRGEISVYGQESNADTWKMAKMNLAIRGIDANLGEHQADTFFNDVHPTLKADFIMANPPFNLSGWGQDKLQDDKRWKYGIPPAGNANYAWIQHMIHHLAPNGKIGLVLANGALSTQTSGEGEIRKNIIEDDLVEGIIAMPTQLFYSVTIPVTLWFISKNKKQKGKTLFIDARKMGYMVDRKHRDFTDEDIAKLSDTFADFQAGNLEEVKGFCAAATTEEIAKQDYILTPGRYVGIEEQEDDGEPFEDKMKRLTRELSELFDKSHELEDKIRKNLGAIGYDV
- the rpmG gene encoding 50S ribosomal protein L33, translated to MRNNITLECTECKSRNYRTNKNKKNNPDRLEFNKYCKFCKKHTVHKETK